In Hemiscyllium ocellatum isolate sHemOce1 chromosome 5, sHemOce1.pat.X.cur, whole genome shotgun sequence, the following are encoded in one genomic region:
- the LOC132815900 gene encoding protein rapunzel-like, with the protein MAGTAVDSLELAKASTEVATAMVAVRNAMSVVESLGKFASAAGAVGAVFGVAAAIVKLAMGNVESAELRYMKEQFQIVRNQLDVISGQIQQVLQAIEQSTVNNQYFPIEENLRNQFRKYMDILNTKPEYREKEKEEFLTHFDVTKGDQNLHTLYDAVMGYSAIFGKPILETAMEYDQRNRRLMEGLCCRLKELFCIGLIALVGHSAITGTDVEALKREWNEKMDKVENKMKSMIDRCINEFAEQAEIDVEKMINEKGGRNNCECVSYILNGLSKKYDWVKWSVRVYNPVSGFDNHCVIGPNRFHFFRHNGVNAVVSYAIDPKPINESHIKQLMEGKDGWSDAIKVAEHVDKHLPSGHVVHVVRRYKGLWYHSNIPASCHFWENYSGVTLCVHST; encoded by the coding sequence ATGGCAGGAACAGCAGTAGATTCCCTAGAACTGGCAAAAGCCAGCACCGAGGTTGCAACTGCAATGGTTGCAGTGAGAAATGCAATGTCAGTTGTTGAGAGTTTAGGAAAATTCGCCTCTGCTGCTGGAGCAGTAGGAGCTGTTTTTGGTGTAGCAGCAGCAATTGTTAAACTTGCTATGGGTAATGTGGAGAGTGCGGAGCTGAGATATATGAAGGAGCAGTTCCAGATAGTCAGGAACCAGCTGGATGTCATTTCAGGTCAGATTCAGCAAGTGCTTCAGGCTATTGAACAAAGTACAGTTAATAATCAGTACTTCCCCATTGAGGAGAATCTGAGAAACCAATTCAGGAAGTACATGGACATCCTGAACACAAAACCGGAATACCGGGAGAAGGAGAAAGAAGAATTCCTCACACACTTCGATGTGACTAAAGGTGACCAGAACCTTCACACTCTCTATGATGCTGTGATGGGGTATTCTGCCATCTTTGGCAAACCCATTCTGGAAACTGCCATGGAATATGACCAGAGGAACCGGCGTCTGATGGAGGGGCTCTGCTGCCGCCTCAAAGAGCTCTTCTGCATTGGCCTGATTGCCCTGGTGGGTCACTCCGCTATCACTGGGACTGATGTAGAGGCATTAAAGAGAGAGTGGAATGAGAAAATGGACAAAGTAGAGAATAAAATGAAATCCATGATAGATCGGTGCATCAATGAGTTTGCTGAGCAGGCAGAAATAGATGTTGAGAAAATGATAAATGAAAAGGGTGGAAGAAATAACTGTGAATGtgtaagttacattctcaatggTTTATCAAAGAAATATGACTGGGTTAAATGGTCTGTACGGGTCTATAACCCTGTCAGTGGGTTTGACAATCACTGTGTCATTGGCCCCAATCGGTTTCACTTTTTCAGACACAATGGGGTTAATGCTGTTGTCTCCTATGCAATTGATCCAAAACCAATTAATGAAAGTCACATAAAGCAGTTAATGGAGGGGAAAGATGGCTGGTCTGATGCAATAAAGGTTGCTGAACATGTGGACAAACACCTTCCCTCTGGGCATGTTGTACATGTAGTGAGACGCTACAAGGGTCTGTGGTACCACAGTAACATTCCTGCAAGTTGTCATTTCTGGGAAAATTACTCTGGTGTCACTCTGTGTGTCCATTCCACATAA